The following coding sequences are from one Methanosarcina sp. WWM596 window:
- a CDS encoding hydantoinase/oxoprolinase N-terminal domain-containing protein, producing the protein MQYSMGIDAGGTYTDSIIIRDSDGKVMDSNKALTTYPDLLSGIKNSIDGLDKKYLQDVKMVSVSTTLATNTILEKNGYPVGLILVGDYQIPENMDVEFYTVVKGGHDHHGAELVPLDMEAVEAFVGKVKDRVSAFAISSYFSIRNPVHELAIKTRIKELTGFPVVCGHELSLDLGAYERGVTAYLNAQLIPIASQFILSIREEIKRRGMNSRLLMLKCDGSVVGINEALEKPIESIFSGPAASLVGASHLSGLGTCAVIDVGGTSTDVSMLENGLPELCSEGAVVGGWQTKVKAIRMETSAMGGDSHVWVKSMKINIGPRRVIPLCVAAVKYPGFLEILKKGRIPGTMRLEENVQPTKFFIRTGVEASNLGSYEQELLDRIVDTPTSLNDIFWETKKTLSPGLLDSLIRKRLIQAIGFTPTDALHVLGEYRGWNVEASIAGAKLLERYMQIDYIELCKRIKRDVAKNMAVNLMSFVLKEVSSQEIERIILSDRFAQFRMKIPVVLIGGPVVAYTEELKQILDADIIVPQYSEVGNAVGAVVGKGIKRIEILIQSTYSKDRKRLVLLFSPQGRETFGSYPEALEHAESLGRKLVMEYMTEAGLNKGQIQIEMSRKDISLSEAGSTPIESKLVFVGVGMPKV; encoded by the coding sequence ATGCAGTACAGCATGGGCATTGACGCAGGAGGGACGTATACTGATTCGATCATCATCCGGGATTCCGATGGCAAGGTGATGGACTCGAACAAAGCGCTTACGACCTATCCAGACCTTCTGTCAGGAATTAAAAATTCCATTGATGGACTGGATAAAAAATATTTACAAGACGTGAAAATGGTGTCCGTCTCAACAACTCTTGCTACAAACACAATTCTTGAAAAAAATGGCTACCCAGTAGGTTTAATCCTTGTAGGGGATTACCAGATCCCGGAGAATATGGATGTTGAATTTTATACCGTGGTAAAAGGAGGGCACGACCACCACGGAGCTGAACTAGTTCCTCTTGATATGGAAGCAGTTGAGGCTTTTGTTGGAAAGGTAAAAGACCGTGTCTCGGCTTTTGCAATTTCTTCTTACTTTAGTATCCGGAACCCTGTGCATGAGCTGGCAATTAAAACCCGCATTAAGGAACTTACGGGATTTCCTGTTGTGTGCGGGCACGAGCTTTCCCTTGATCTCGGGGCATACGAAAGAGGAGTTACAGCCTACTTAAACGCTCAACTGATCCCTATTGCAAGCCAGTTTATCCTTTCGATCAGGGAAGAGATCAAACGCAGGGGAATGAACTCCAGGCTGCTCATGCTCAAATGCGACGGTTCTGTAGTGGGCATCAACGAAGCCCTTGAAAAGCCCATAGAATCGATCTTTTCAGGCCCTGCTGCAAGCCTTGTAGGAGCATCTCACCTGTCAGGGCTCGGGACCTGTGCAGTAATAGATGTGGGTGGGACGAGTACGGATGTTTCCATGCTTGAAAATGGGCTTCCCGAACTCTGCTCAGAAGGGGCTGTGGTTGGAGGCTGGCAGACCAAGGTCAAGGCTATTCGTATGGAGACCTCGGCAATGGGAGGGGACAGCCATGTCTGGGTAAAGAGTATGAAAATCAACATCGGCCCAAGGAGAGTAATTCCACTCTGCGTTGCGGCCGTCAAATACCCTGGTTTTCTTGAAATCCTGAAAAAAGGAAGAATTCCCGGAACCATGCGCCTTGAAGAGAATGTGCAGCCCACAAAGTTTTTCATAAGGACAGGGGTGGAGGCTTCAAATCTTGGAAGTTACGAGCAGGAATTACTTGACAGGATAGTAGATACCCCAACTTCCCTTAATGACATCTTCTGGGAAACAAAAAAAACTCTGTCCCCTGGCCTGCTTGATTCCCTTATAAGAAAGCGCCTTATCCAGGCAATTGGCTTTACCCCAACTGATGCCCTGCATGTGCTCGGAGAGTATCGGGGCTGGAATGTAGAAGCCTCAATTGCTGGGGCAAAACTTCTCGAGCGCTACATGCAGATAGACTATATTGAACTCTGCAAGCGTATAAAAAGGGATGTTGCAAAAAATATGGCAGTAAACCTGATGTCTTTTGTCTTAAAAGAAGTCTCCTCCCAGGAAATTGAAAGAATTATTCTGTCCGATAGGTTTGCACAGTTCAGAATGAAGATACCTGTCGTACTCATAGGAGGGCCCGTAGTCGCCTATACAGAGGAACTAAAACAGATTCTTGATGCTGACATTATAGTTCCTCAGTACTCGGAAGTAGGAAACGCCGTCGGTGCTGTTGTCGGAAAGGGCATAAAAAGGATTGAAATCCTGATCCAGAGCACCTATTCAAAAGATCGGAAAAGGCTTGTCCTTCTCTTTTCCCCTCAGGGCAGGGAAACCTTCGGCAGCTATCCGGAAGCCCTGGAACATGCAGAATCCCTCGGAAGAAAACTTGTAATGGAATACATGACCGAAGCTGGGCTTAACAAAGGTCAGATCCAGATCGAGATGAGTAGAAAAGATATTTCCCTGAGTGAGGCAGGCTCAACACCCATAGAATCAAAACTTGTTTTTGTCGGAGTTGGGATGCCTAAAGTCTGA
- a CDS encoding hydantoinase/oxoprolinase N-terminal domain-containing protein, with protein sequence MAYSLGIDAGGTYTDSILLRNSDGMVVGSNKALTTYPDLLEGITNSIDGLDQEKLKLVTMVSVSTTLATNTILEKTGYPVGLVLVGDYEIPADSEIENCIMVQGGHNSYGDEVADLDISTVENFVMRLKDRISAFAVSSYFSVRNPEHELRVKALIQELTGLPVVCGHELAQSLGAYERGVTAYLNAQLLPVAEGFLKTVVGEIERRGLESRIAMLRCDGSVVSMHEAMKKPIESVFSGPAASLLGASYLSGNDTCAVIDVGGTSTDVSLIHKGLPYLSETGAVVGGWQTKVRALRMETSAMGGDSHIWVQGSRTNIGPRRVIPLCRAAVLYPSFMNTLKKRWIPDRLKMNEHIQATKFFVRTKQIAVDLSQEEEKLLALIGNEPLSLKDVYWDKNILPSKKVMDSLIQKRLVQAIGFTPTDALHVLGEYAEWNSEASEIGATLLANFIGTGKREFCINVKRLFAKNMARDLLAFLMEGVDRNEIEKMLEGKFFSRFKVDIPVVLLGGPVRAYVDSLKNLVDAEIIVPEYSNVGNAVGALVGKGTKRVEITVRTTYSESKYDLKTKGIFVYTPVGRRHFVVRDEALEFAEEFGRELILNYMAESGLSPDQVTINVEKKDIKVHTGDIPLETRFIFEGSSNSDVYEKAVSEHKESSKSFDVLEGQTLSRDCKSAEETSIAENWE encoded by the coding sequence ATGGCATACAGTCTGGGCATCGATGCCGGTGGAACATATACCGATTCCATATTACTCAGGAACTCGGATGGAATGGTTGTTGGTTCAAACAAGGCACTCACAACATATCCCGACCTTCTTGAAGGAATAACGAATTCTATTGATGGGCTTGACCAGGAAAAGCTAAAGCTTGTAACCATGGTTTCGGTTTCCACAACCCTTGCAACCAATACCATCCTGGAAAAAACGGGATATCCCGTAGGGCTGGTTCTTGTAGGAGATTATGAAATCCCTGCGGATTCTGAGATTGAAAACTGCATAATGGTGCAGGGAGGACACAATAGCTATGGAGATGAGGTTGCAGACCTCGATATTTCCACAGTTGAAAACTTTGTAATGAGGTTAAAGGACAGGATCTCGGCTTTTGCAGTCTCTTCATATTTCAGTGTCCGCAACCCTGAACATGAACTTCGTGTAAAAGCCCTTATCCAGGAGTTGACAGGGCTTCCTGTTGTGTGTGGGCATGAACTTGCCCAGTCCCTGGGAGCCTATGAGAGAGGGGTTACAGCTTACCTGAATGCTCAGCTCCTGCCAGTAGCAGAGGGTTTCCTGAAGACCGTCGTAGGCGAGATCGAAAGGAGAGGACTTGAATCCAGAATTGCAATGCTCCGTTGCGATGGGTCTGTCGTAAGCATGCACGAAGCCATGAAAAAGCCCATAGAATCAGTCTTTTCCGGGCCTGCTGCAAGCCTTCTTGGGGCTTCCTACCTATCAGGGAATGACACCTGTGCTGTTATCGATGTTGGAGGGACAAGCACGGATGTCTCCCTTATCCATAAAGGACTTCCTTATCTCAGTGAAACCGGAGCTGTTGTAGGAGGCTGGCAGACAAAAGTAAGGGCACTCAGGATGGAGACATCGGCAATGGGAGGGGACAGCCATATCTGGGTCCAGGGCAGCAGGACAAACATTGGACCCCGAAGGGTTATTCCGCTCTGCAGGGCTGCTGTCCTCTACCCCTCGTTCATGAATACCCTGAAAAAGCGCTGGATCCCTGACAGGCTGAAAATGAACGAACATATCCAGGCAACAAAATTCTTTGTAAGGACAAAACAGATAGCTGTTGACCTGAGCCAGGAAGAAGAGAAGCTCCTTGCCCTTATAGGAAATGAACCGCTCTCCCTTAAAGACGTCTACTGGGACAAAAATATCCTTCCTTCTAAAAAAGTAATGGATTCCCTGATCCAGAAGCGGCTTGTTCAGGCTATTGGCTTTACCCCAACTGATGCCCTGCATGTCCTGGGGGAATATGCTGAATGGAATTCCGAAGCCTCGGAGATAGGGGCTACACTGCTTGCAAACTTCATAGGAACCGGCAAACGGGAATTCTGTATAAACGTAAAGCGGCTTTTTGCAAAGAACATGGCAAGAGACCTTCTTGCATTCCTTATGGAAGGAGTTGATAGGAATGAGATTGAGAAAATGCTCGAAGGCAAATTTTTCTCCCGCTTTAAGGTAGATATTCCTGTAGTACTTCTGGGAGGGCCGGTCAGAGCGTATGTGGATTCCCTGAAAAACCTGGTGGATGCCGAAATAATTGTCCCGGAATACTCCAATGTAGGAAATGCCGTGGGAGCCCTTGTGGGAAAAGGGACAAAACGCGTTGAAATAACAGTCCGTACAACTTACAGCGAGTCAAAGTATGACCTGAAGACAAAAGGGATTTTTGTCTACACTCCTGTCGGGAGGCGGCACTTTGTAGTAAGAGATGAAGCTCTCGAGTTCGCTGAAGAATTCGGAAGAGAACTCATCCTTAATTACATGGCCGAATCTGGGCTTTCTCCTGACCAGGTTACTATCAATGTAGAAAAGAAGGACATAAAGGTTCATACAGGCGATATTCCCCTTGAGACCAGATTCATCTTCGAAGGGAGCTCAAATTCAGATGTTTACGAGAAAGCAGTATCAGAGCATAAAGAATCTTCTAAAAGTTTTGATGTACTTGAGGGACAGACACTATCCCGGGACTGTAAATCTGCAGAAGAGACTTCCATAGCTGAAAATTGGGAGTGA
- a CDS encoding pyruvoyl-dependent arginine decarboxylase translates to MIPRKAFLTKGSGVHKDRLASFELALRDAKIEKYNLVSVSSILPPNCKLVPREEGLSELKPGAIVHCVLARNDTNEPHRLMAAAIGTAVPVNEDNYGYISEHHSFGEEEAIAGEYAEDLAATMLATTLGIEFNAEMAWHEREQVYKASGHIFDTFHICQTAAGDKNGKWTTVVAAMVFVTSKC, encoded by the coding sequence ATGATCCCTAGAAAAGCATTTTTGACAAAAGGTTCCGGGGTCCATAAGGACAGATTGGCATCCTTTGAACTCGCACTTAGAGATGCAAAAATAGAGAAATACAACCTTGTGAGCGTATCAAGTATTCTGCCTCCCAACTGCAAACTCGTACCTAGAGAAGAAGGTCTCTCAGAATTGAAGCCAGGTGCCATTGTCCATTGTGTTCTTGCGAGAAACGATACTAATGAGCCGCACCGCCTGATGGCAGCAGCCATAGGGACTGCTGTACCTGTAAATGAGGATAATTACGGCTACATTTCAGAACACCATTCTTTCGGAGAAGAAGAAGCAATTGCCGGAGAATATGCTGAAGACCTGGCCGCAACGATGCTCGCAACAACTCTCGGAATTGAGTTTAATGCGGAAATGGCCTGGCATGAGCGCGAACAGGTGTATAAGGCAAGTGGACATATTTTTGACACATTCCATATCTGCCAGACTGCAGCAGGCGACAAGAACGGAAAGTGGACTACGGTAGTTGCTGCCATGGTCTTTGTTACGAGTAAATGTTGA
- a CDS encoding tetratricopeptide repeat protein, which translates to MRELIFMDMDMIDKLVFGVVESVRKNEDETGAGVEFAIQFSRKNGISPDFLLNIAKICDSKGMFREEYVFMKACALLGEGEQQVEAYFLSGVLAYFIGRKETALQEFDEALKLDPGHVNSLCNQGIVLAELGRKLEAESRYRQALELKPGHVSTHCNYGNLFFELGKLQEAEHEFRTVLELDPGNANTRCNYASLLAELGRKEEAEEQFVQVLEQVPEHVSANYNYANFLKEEGKFEEAEVHYKEVLKVSPGHISALCNYGNLLSESGRTEEAAVQYKFILRLKPGDADTRANYGQLLFELGRYHEAEIQYKKILEIDPCHVPTLCKYGNLLKRLGMFRRAEAMYREALELDPKDTNTRYSYSLFLFKLERFDEAKKQYIKAVSSDSSPILF; encoded by the coding sequence TTGAGGGAATTGATTTTTATGGACATGGACATGATCGATAAACTTGTTTTTGGTGTTGTGGAATCGGTCAGGAAAAATGAGGACGAAACCGGTGCAGGGGTTGAGTTTGCAATCCAGTTTTCAAGGAAAAATGGGATTTCTCCGGATTTTCTCCTGAACATCGCAAAGATATGCGACTCAAAGGGGATGTTCAGGGAAGAATATGTGTTCATGAAAGCCTGCGCCCTCCTGGGAGAAGGGGAACAGCAGGTTGAGGCTTATTTCCTTTCGGGAGTTCTTGCTTATTTCATAGGGAGGAAAGAAACCGCTCTTCAGGAATTCGATGAAGCCCTGAAGCTTGATCCAGGACACGTAAATTCCCTCTGCAACCAGGGAATTGTCCTTGCCGAGCTTGGGAGGAAACTTGAAGCCGAGAGCCGGTACAGACAGGCTCTTGAACTTAAGCCAGGACATGTCAGCACCCACTGCAACTACGGAAACCTCTTTTTTGAGCTTGGTAAACTGCAGGAAGCGGAACACGAGTTCAGGACAGTGCTTGAACTGGACCCTGGAAATGCAAACACCCGCTGCAACTATGCCAGCCTACTTGCCGAGCTGGGGCGGAAAGAGGAAGCTGAAGAACAGTTCGTACAGGTGCTTGAACAGGTGCCGGAGCATGTATCAGCCAACTATAACTATGCCAATTTCCTTAAGGAAGAAGGAAAGTTTGAGGAAGCTGAAGTTCATTATAAAGAGGTTTTGAAGGTAAGCCCTGGTCACATAAGTGCTCTTTGCAATTATGGCAACTTGCTCTCGGAATCCGGCCGGACCGAGGAGGCGGCAGTGCAATACAAGTTCATCCTGAGGCTGAAACCCGGGGATGCGGATACCAGAGCTAATTACGGACAGCTCCTTTTTGAGCTTGGGCGGTATCATGAAGCTGAAATCCAGTACAAAAAGATCCTTGAAATAGACCCATGCCACGTTCCTACGCTCTGCAAATATGGCAATCTGTTGAAACGGCTAGGAATGTTCCGGCGGGCTGAAGCCATGTACCGGGAAGCCCTGGAACTGGACCCCAAAGACACTAACACCCGCTACAGTTACAGCCTATTTCTCTTCAAGCTTGAGCGCTTTGATGAAGCAAAGAAACAATATATTAAAGCTGTGTCCTCGGATTCTTCACCGATTCTCTTTTAA
- a CDS encoding HNH endonuclease produces MEQRYLRYSDGRYEADIDITVEEWKSMLQNEKIFYKEALDMVLKWYNEVDHQATSKAIMVKYSPELKGTPYNGIVVGLTNRILKYLNRFEVIGTEGNKSRFIVPFEGWHEDYNSSKHFVWKLRDELVQALEELGKVDYQTFPSEKDELTSSIVESTPEGKKILCYTTRYERNAQNRRNAIAIHGTVCQGCGFDFEKTYGEIGRDYIEVHHVKPLCEEEGSVPINAETDLICVCANCHRMIHRRKDSVLSLKELQELLLANKS; encoded by the coding sequence ATGGAACAGCGATACTTGAGGTATTCTGACGGTCGATATGAAGCAGACATTGATATCACTGTGGAAGAATGGAAATCAATGCTTCAAAATGAGAAAATTTTTTATAAAGAAGCTTTAGATATGGTTTTGAAATGGTATAATGAAGTCGACCATCAAGCAACATCAAAAGCAATAATGGTTAAGTATTCTCCTGAGTTGAAAGGCACTCCGTATAATGGAATTGTTGTTGGTTTAACTAACCGAATTTTAAAATATCTAAATCGGTTTGAAGTAATAGGTACTGAAGGCAATAAATCAAGATTCATCGTGCCGTTTGAAGGATGGCATGAAGACTACAATTCGTCTAAACATTTTGTTTGGAAATTGAGAGATGAATTAGTCCAAGCCTTAGAAGAGCTCGGTAAGGTAGATTATCAAACTTTTCCATCTGAAAAGGATGAGCTTACAAGTTCCATTGTAGAAAGTACGCCTGAAGGTAAAAAGATACTATGTTATACTACTCGATATGAACGAAATGCACAAAATAGACGTAATGCTATTGCAATACATGGTACTGTATGCCAGGGATGCGGTTTTGATTTTGAAAAGACATATGGTGAAATCGGAAGAGATTATATTGAAGTTCATCATGTAAAACCTCTCTGTGAAGAAGAAGGTTCTGTTCCAATAAATGCGGAAACAGATTTAATATGTGTTTGTGCTAATTGTCATCGTATGATTCACAGAAGAAAAGATTCAGTCCTTTCTCTAAAAGAATTGCAAGAATTACTGCTAGCAAACAAAAGTTGA
- a CDS encoding DMT family transporter: protein MPLTIKENNKPFTSVITSCILFGMVGILVKGIKDMDAGSILFYRLFFGFAVILGYLVVSGEIKKVKIKKKKFYMFFLGILNTVTMFTYFSSIKYTGIPVAVLLLYTAPIYVTLLSPLLLKEQVTFRDMLALILSISGILLAVNPSTLYGSTGSENGNYIIGILFGLLSGLSYGCSIMTINYLKEPYSAVEQLFWSTAISLVLLLPFGASVSVPILLENLNLLIPLGVITTALASLLYLRGVVHVKAQTAAVLSLLEPVSSICFCCLLFGEPVQPNTIGSCLFILAGAALIGYNAPIRPGASEKYFRNVWARFFQPYMPLRPGKL, encoded by the coding sequence ATGCCCTTAACAATTAAAGAAAATAACAAACCATTTACATCAGTTATCACGTCCTGTATCCTGTTTGGGATGGTAGGTATACTTGTAAAAGGAATAAAAGACATGGATGCAGGTTCTATCCTGTTTTACCGGCTATTTTTCGGATTTGCAGTTATTTTAGGGTATCTTGTGGTATCTGGAGAGATAAAAAAAGTTAAAATAAAAAAGAAAAAATTCTATATGTTTTTCCTTGGAATTCTTAACACAGTAACGATGTTTACGTACTTTTCCTCAATCAAATATACTGGCATTCCTGTAGCTGTGCTTCTCCTGTACACAGCACCAATATATGTTACCCTGCTTTCTCCTTTACTCCTTAAAGAGCAAGTAACTTTTAGGGATATGCTTGCACTTATCCTGTCTATCTCAGGTATACTGCTTGCTGTCAATCCTTCAACTCTTTACGGGAGCACAGGTTCCGAAAATGGAAACTACATCATAGGAATCCTTTTTGGGCTTCTTTCCGGGCTTTCTTACGGCTGTTCGATCATGACCATTAACTACCTGAAGGAACCCTATTCGGCTGTCGAGCAGCTGTTCTGGTCAACAGCAATCAGCCTCGTACTGCTCCTGCCTTTCGGGGCCTCCGTATCGGTACCGATCTTGCTCGAAAACTTGAACCTGCTAATACCTTTAGGTGTTATAACTACGGCTCTTGCCTCCCTTCTATATCTGAGAGGTGTGGTACATGTAAAAGCACAGACTGCAGCCGTACTCTCCCTGCTTGAGCCGGTGAGCAGCATCTGTTTCTGCTGCCTGCTCTTTGGAGAGCCTGTGCAGCCAAACACAATTGGAAGTTGTCTCTTCATTCTCGCAGGTGCCGCACTTATTGGTTACAATGCCCCGATCCGGCCAGGAGCTTCAGAAAAATATTTTCGGAATGTGTGGGCAAGGTTTTTCCAGCCTTACATGCCTCTGAGACCGGGGAAGCTTTGA
- a CDS encoding DUF3320 domain-containing protein, whose protein sequence is MPSYQICTSSGLPKSADLSEISDEQLEEAIIRIVEFEGPVHAEEIIQRVKAHTGIPRMFSKIKHRILDSLEEADSSGKILARGEFYWPLLGPAELLRKRDTESYAKIEWICDEEIKEAVRFVLNNQYSTPLEDLIIQASRVLGIKTTRKNTWDRIEKLILSEIESNELTRTPNEMIYFVE, encoded by the coding sequence GTGCCCTCCTACCAAATTTGTACCTCCTCAGGCCTCCCGAAGTCAGCAGACCTTTCTGAAATTTCTGATGAGCAGCTCGAAGAAGCCATTATAAGAATCGTGGAATTCGAAGGGCCTGTTCACGCAGAGGAAATAATCCAGAGGGTAAAGGCCCATACGGGAATCCCCCGCATGTTCAGCAAAATCAAGCATAGAATCCTGGACTCCCTGGAAGAGGCTGATAGCTCGGGAAAAATCCTGGCAAGAGGCGAATTCTACTGGCCGCTTTTGGGACCTGCAGAACTCCTGCGCAAGCGGGATACTGAATCATATGCAAAGATCGAATGGATCTGCGATGAGGAGATAAAAGAGGCTGTCCGTTTTGTCCTTAACAACCAGTATTCGACCCCCCTGGAAGACCTTATCATCCAGGCTTCGAGGGTTCTGGGCATAAAAACTACCCGCAAAAATACCTGGGACAGGATAGAGAAACTTATTCTATCGGAGATAGAAAGTAACGAACTTACACGCACTCCCAATGAAATGATTTATTTTGTGGAGTAA
- a CDS encoding heavy metal translocating P-type ATPase, producing the protein MKHENHNQHERMQHQGHEMSGGKGHGNHHAHMLADFRKRFIVSFILTFPVLLLSPMIQGFFGFEFRFPGADILIFLLSSVVYFYGGYPFLKGLKDELAEKSPGMMTLIAVAISVAYFYSSAVVLGLPGGVFFWELVTLIDVMLFGHWLEMRSVMGASNALEELVKIMPSVAHLKKNGETVDVGVDRLKIGDRVLVKPGEKIPVDGTVIKGISSVNESMLTGESKPVTKNPGNEVIGGSINGEAAFVVEVKKTGKDTYLNQVVELVKTAQESKSKTQDLANRAAMYLTIIALSAGALTFVLWIFSGHELVFALERAVTVMVITCPHALGLAIPLVVAVSTSLAAKSGLLIRDRQAFEKARGLEAVIFDKTGTLTEGRFGVTDVFSLSGEGDKMNDKRILSLAASLEASSEHPIARGILESARENGIDPVQVEKFSSIPGKGIEGIIDGKKFLVVSPGYLEEKGISLNDGKIESEKIEEIKEQGKTIIFLLEGNKVLGALALADIIRKESREAISKLKGTGIKCLMLTGDNRYVAAWVSRELELDDYFAEVLPHEKAAKVMEVQKQYVTGMVGDGVNDAPALSQADVGIAIGAGTDVAIETADIVLVKNDPRDVLYIIELSRKTYSKMYQNLLWATGYNVFAIPLAAGVLYGYGILLNPAVGAVLMSLSTVIVAINARALKME; encoded by the coding sequence ATGAAACATGAGAACCATAACCAGCATGAAAGAATGCAGCATCAGGGGCATGAAATGTCTGGGGGAAAGGGACACGGCAATCATCATGCTCATATGCTTGCGGATTTCAGAAAAAGATTCATAGTTTCTTTCATATTGACCTTCCCGGTTTTGCTGCTTTCCCCCATGATTCAGGGTTTTTTTGGCTTTGAGTTTCGCTTTCCAGGTGCGGATATTCTTATTTTTTTGTTGTCTTCTGTCGTTTATTTTTATGGTGGCTACCCGTTTCTCAAAGGGCTGAAAGACGAGCTTGCAGAGAAATCTCCGGGAATGATGACCCTTATAGCCGTTGCTATCAGTGTGGCTTATTTTTACAGTTCTGCGGTGGTCTTAGGGCTTCCCGGAGGAGTTTTTTTCTGGGAACTTGTGACCCTTATCGATGTAATGCTTTTCGGGCACTGGCTTGAGATGCGTTCGGTAATGGGGGCTTCAAATGCCCTTGAAGAGCTTGTAAAAATCATGCCCTCGGTTGCTCACCTGAAGAAAAATGGCGAAACTGTTGATGTGGGGGTTGACCGATTAAAAATAGGGGACAGGGTTCTGGTCAAGCCCGGGGAAAAGATTCCTGTTGACGGGACTGTTATAAAAGGGATAAGCAGTGTCAACGAATCAATGCTAACAGGGGAGTCAAAGCCTGTCACGAAAAACCCGGGGAATGAGGTAATCGGCGGTTCGATTAACGGAGAGGCGGCTTTTGTTGTGGAGGTCAAAAAAACAGGAAAGGACACCTACCTCAACCAGGTTGTTGAACTCGTCAAAACAGCCCAGGAAAGCAAATCAAAGACTCAGGACCTGGCAAACAGGGCGGCGATGTACCTTACGATCATAGCCCTGAGTGCAGGAGCTCTTACATTCGTCCTCTGGATCTTCTCCGGTCATGAACTTGTCTTTGCCCTGGAGAGGGCAGTTACGGTAATGGTTATCACCTGCCCGCATGCCCTGGGGCTTGCAATCCCGCTTGTGGTTGCGGTTTCAACGTCCCTGGCAGCAAAATCCGGACTCCTTATCCGGGACCGGCAGGCGTTTGAAAAAGCCCGGGGCCTTGAAGCAGTAATCTTTGATAAAACAGGCACTCTCACCGAAGGAAGGTTTGGAGTAACAGATGTATTTTCTCTCTCAGGCGAGGGCGACAAAATGAACGACAAAAGGATCCTCAGCCTCGCAGCTTCCCTTGAAGCAAGTTCGGAACACCCGATTGCAAGGGGAATCCTTGAGAGTGCCAGGGAAAATGGGATAGATCCTGTTCAGGTCGAAAAGTTCAGTTCTATTCCCGGAAAAGGAATCGAGGGTATTATTGATGGCAAGAAATTCCTTGTAGTAAGCCCGGGATACCTTGAAGAAAAAGGAATCAGCCTGAATGATGGGAAAATTGAGTCCGAGAAAATTGAAGAAATTAAGGAGCAGGGAAAAACCATTATATTTCTGCTTGAAGGAAATAAGGTACTTGGAGCCCTTGCCCTTGCCGACATTATCCGGAAAGAGTCAAGGGAAGCAATCTCAAAGCTCAAAGGAACAGGTATAAAATGCCTGATGCTTACCGGGGACAACCGCTATGTTGCTGCCTGGGTATCCAGGGAACTGGAGCTTGATGACTATTTTGCAGAAGTTCTTCCTCACGAAAAGGCAGCAAAAGTCATGGAAGTTCAGAAGCAGTACGTTACCGGAATGGTCGGAGACGGGGTCAATGACGCCCCTGCCCTTTCCCAGGCTGATGTGGGAATTGCTATCGGGGCAGGCACGGATGTTGCAATCGAAACCGCCGATATCGTGCTGGTAAAAAACGATCCCAGAGATGTGCTGTACATTATTGAGCTTTCCAGAAAAACTTACTCTAAGATGTACCAGAACCTGCTCTGGGCAACCGGGTATAATGTTTTTGCAATTCCGCTTGCAGCAGGTGTACTCTACGGATACGGCATCTTACTGAACCCTGCCGTAGGGGCAGTTCTCATGAGCTTGAGTACTGTGATCGTAGCTATAAATGCAAGAGCGTTAAAGATGGAGTGA
- a CDS encoding PLDc N-terminal domain-containing protein, which yields MFGYSLILIIFGFVFLLSFILWAWTLVDCLRKETDKGNTRLIWVIVIVFTYIVGAFLYYLIRQPKRVKELGR from the coding sequence ATGTTCGGCTATTCCCTTATTCTCATTATTTTCGGATTTGTTTTTCTTCTGTCTTTTATTCTCTGGGCCTGGACCCTTGTTGACTGCCTGCGAAAAGAAACGGATAAAGGGAATACACGCCTTATTTGGGTTATAGTTATTGTTTTTACGTATATTGTAGGAGCTTTTCTTTACTACCTTATCAGGCAACCCAAAAGAGTCAAAGAACTCGGCAGATAA